The segment TAAAAAGCTTCTCCTTGAATCCCTCCAACCATTCGGGATAATATGTGTTATAAGTCTGTATCGGGATAACATTCGCGTCGGTATCGATTAGTGTCTTTTCGACAGTGTCATCAGCAAGGTTTCCCCTGATGCGTACGATTGTCGAGCCTTTGAGATTGAAGCTGTCAGCCATCTGCTTGGCTAAGGATTCGACAGTGGCTTTCGAGGGGATAAAATCAGCTTTAATATTAAACGTTTTCAATGCCCGCGCAGTGCCATAACCAACTGCAGCAATTTTGAAACCGGCCAGACAGCGGATGTCGGCATCGCGGGATACAAGCTGATTAATAAAATACCGCACACCATTTTCGCTTGTAAATATCAGCCAATTATCGATAGAACCGGAGCTATGCTTAATATCATCAAACGCCGTCCAGCCCTTCAGGTCGACATGCTCCGAGGTGGCAATTGTCGGATAGGGCATAACCTCCGCGCCGATTTCCCTCAGCGATACATACATAGCCTGCGCCTGGTCTGCGGGACGGGTTACCATAATCCGGATACCGGATAGCGGCTTATGACTGAACCAGTCAAGCTCATTCTGAAATCCGACAACATCTCCAATAACGAATATGGCGGGCGGGTTGATATTCATCCGTTTTGCCTTAGCCGGCAATTCATGCAATGATGAAACAACTATTTTTTGCGATGGCAGAGTTCCCCGCTCAATCACTGCGGCGGGTGTTTCGGGAGACAAGCCGTTTTCTATCAGCGCTGCGGCAATGTTTTCAAATTCTCGAACACCCATGTATATTACTAATGTGCCGTTCTTAGCTTTGGCAAGATGTTCCCAAGGTACTGATGTAGTTTCTTTTTCTTTAGCTTTATGACCTGTGGCAAATACAACATATGATGCCTTACTCCGTTCAGTGCAGGGTATCCCGCTATAGGCGGGCACGGCAACACCGGCGGTTACGCCGGGGACTATCTCATACTTGATGCCGTTATCATGCAGATACTTTGCTTCCTCGCCGCCGCGGCCGAAGGTAAACGGGTCGCCGCCTTTGAGACGAGCTACAGTTTTTCCATCACGGGCAAAATCAGTTAGAAGTCGGTTTATATCCTTTTGAGGAAGCGAATGTTTGCCCTCTATTTTGCCGACATACTTCTTCTCGATATGTTCTGGCAATGAAACAACAATTTCGGAGGGCACAAGATTATCATATACGACTATATTACAGCTATTTAACAGCTCTTTGCCGCGAACCGTGATAAGCCCCGGATCACCAGGTCCGGCACCTATAAGATATACCGTTCCTGTTTTAATCGCATCAGCCATCGATTAAAGCTATCGCTCCCTGCTTAATTAAACTGTTCATTACTTTATCTACAAGCAATTCATTTGAGAGTTCGGCGGTGATTTTATCAGAAGCATCAAGCCGCTTACTGCCGTTTTTGTTAAAAATAACCGCTTTCAGCCAAACTTCATTTATATCGCAATAGGCAATTCCCCCGATAGCGGTAGAACAACCGGCGTTTAATTTTTTCAGGAGCAGTCTTTCAATGTTTAGACAGCGATGTGCCTGTTCATCGTTTAAAAGGCTGACTATTTCTTTAATATTTTTATCATCGCATCTTATCTGCACCGCTAATGCTCCCTGTCCGGGCGCTGGTATGAATATATCCGGCGATAGTATCTCAGTTGTTTCATCATCAAAACCAAGCCGATACAGTCCGGCGCGCGCCGCTATTAAAGCATCATAACCGCTAAGTGAAAGCTTGCTAAGACGAGTTTCGATATTGCCTCTTATATCGCGCACTATAAGGTCGGAACGCATGTGTAAAAGCATTGCCTTGCGTCGAGGCGAACTTGTGCCGACAACGCTTCCGGGTTTAGTATCAGCAAGACTTGAATTATCCTTTGCAATCCAGACATCCTCAATCGGTCCTCGCTCAGGAACCGCGCCTATCATGAGGCCATTAGCATCAACTGATGGCAGGTCTTTTGCGCTGTGTACAGCAATGTCTATGGTTTTATTAATGAGAGCTTGTTCGATTTTTTTGGTAAATACTCCAGTGCCGCCGATTTTCTCAAGTGAGGATATCCTATCGGTATCACCAGTGGTTTTTATAATTATCAGCTTTACATTGATATCCAGGTGTTTTTTTCTGAACAGGTTGATTATATAATTGGTTTGGGCAAGGGCAAGCTTGCTTCCTCTTGAGCCGATTTTAATAGTATTCATAAAGCAGATTGCCGCCGCTTGAAATCGGCGCTAACCTTCCAGCAAACGGTTTAGCTCTTCCTCAATTTGCTGGTCATCCTTATTTTTCAGAATAGATTTCCAGTCGGCATTGAGAAACCTGTTAAGACTTTCGACTTTTTTACCCGGTTGCCCCTTCCATTGTCTATGTACTTTTTTTCTGAATAAAGCCGCAAGCTTGGCGATTTTATTCCACCGCTGAGTGAATATATCATCAAGAATTAAACGCAGATGACCGGCTAAAAAGGGAGCCTTGCCATCGGTAGCAACCGCTACAGTTATACAATCCCTTCTGACCACAGCCGGAAAAATAAAATCGCACAGCTTAGGCGAATCTACTACATTTACCGGCACACCCGCATTTTTACAATCCTCCGATACCTGCTTGTTTAACTCTTTATCATCGCTGGCAGATATAACAAGCCCGTAAGCTGATGCCTCCGGTGAATCGTATTTGCGCTTCTCAAGTTTCAGGGATTTCTTGCTGGCGTAATACCCTATCTTTTCAACCGGCTCCGGCGCAATAACCGTAATATCACATTCATAATCAAGAAGCGTATTTATTTTACGTAATGCCACAGCTCCGCCGCCAACTACCAAGCAGGGACGGTTTTTAAGTGAAATAGTTATAGGTAAGAATTCATTTGCCATAATAACTCCATTTTAGCGGATTGAAAGACATCAAACAAGCTCCCGATTATGAAACTTCACCTGCAGTATTTTTTTAACCAGAACTTTTGTCGTCCTGTTTACCTCATCTTTAAGTTCCGGAGAAAGTTTTCCCAGCACTTTCGAGATTTCCTTCAAGCGTATTTCCTCGCAGGCTTCGCCAAGCCCATTATAGGATGGCTCATGCCGCACTTGATCGAACCAATAGGCAAATTCGCTGAGCTTGCGCTCTATTATCTCCTGAGCCTGCGGGATAGCCAGCTCCCTTTTTTGCTGATGTTCTTTTACATGCTGTTTGATGTCTTCTAAATCGAACACTTCAATATTGGCGTGATAGTTCTTACCGATTTCAACATCACGCGGCGCCGCTATATCCATAATTATCAGCCCGTTGCTTTTCCCTGATGATATATAAGTATCTATCATCTGTCGAGTAATAACAGGTTCCTTTGAACCCGTACAGGTAATAACCAAGTCTGCCGATTCGATAAGGCTCGAAAGCCGGTCGAGCGAATAACCCGAACCATTAAATTTAGCAGCAAATTTAACCGCTTTCTCAGGCGTGCGGTTGGCAAACATAAGTTTACCGTGAGGGAATTTTATGATTTTAGAGGCGGCTAAATTAATTATCTGATTAACGCCGACAAACAATATGGCTGGCTTGCCCAGCCTGCTGATTCTATCTTTCAAAAACTCAACCGTTGTGCTTGAAACCGAACATGCCCCTTTGCCCATCTCGGTTTCGGAACGAACCAGCTTGCCGACACGAAAAGCCTGGTGGAATAGTTTATGTATAATTTTGCCGGTCGTCTTGGCAGTGCAGGCAGAACTGTAAGCATCCTTAAGTTGTCCTAATATCTGGTTCTCGCCGAGCACCATCGAATCGATGCCGGCTGCAACATTAAACAGATGCGATACCGTATGCTTGTTATTTTTAGAATAGAAGCAATGTTCAATATCGGCTATATCCAGGTTTTTATAATTTTGATAAAATGACTTCACCAGTTCAAAAGGTTCTGCAATTTTCTTTGCTATTGCATAAAATTCAACCCGGTTGCAGGTGGAAACGATTATCACTTCCATAACCCCTTTAAGCTCGCCAAAACTGATAGCAGCCTTGACTATCTCATCGCGTCCAATCTGAAGAGGTTCACGCTGTTTTAACGTTGATGTTTTATGACTTATTCCGCAAACAATAAGATGCCAGCTACTGGATGTCATTTAATTTGTTCTCCCGAATCTTCGCCTGCAATATCGTAATTACTTTAGCGAGGCTGTTACTCCGCCGCCAACAATTTCCACATTCTCAAATCCCGCCTGCTTCAGTATAATCGATGCCTGGTATGAACGAGGACCGCGCTTGCATATAAGTATAATTCTTTTATCTCTGTCTAATTCATCCAAATGGTTGACTAAGTCATTTAACGGGATGTTTGTAAGTTTACAGTTGTTAGCAAACGGCCAACTATCAGCTTTAACCTCGTCGGTTTCGCGAACATCGAGCCAGATGACATCACCATCGATATTTTCAAAATCATCGCCCGGACTTATAAAACTAACGCCTTTACCCTGAGCCAATATCATCGTTGCCAAATGGTGAAGCGGGTCTAATGCCTCCGAATACGGGGGAGCATAACCCTGCTCGAATTTAAGTAAATCCTCTATAGTCGCTCGTCTTTGTAAAAATGATGACATTACATCAACTCGCCGACATATATCGCCCTTGCCTGCCGCCTGAAGCCCCAAAGGTTTCCGGTCATTTTCACCATAGACCATTTTAAGCGTGATAGTTTTCCCCTCGGGATAATAATCAGGTTTTTCAGGGAAACTCCCCCAAACAGATTTAGCCTTAATTCCAGCATCGGCGGCAGCAGTCTCTGTTAGCCCGACTGCGCCGACATTCAAATCGAATACTTTTACTAAAAAAGCGCCGACTACTCCTGGAAACTCAATATCATTGCCGGCTAAATTCTCTGCTATAATCCAGCCATGACGGTTTGCCAGCGAACCCATCGGCATATATGTTTTCCTGCCGGTA is part of the Candidatus Zixiibacteriota bacterium genome and harbors:
- the cobA gene encoding uroporphyrinogen-III C-methyltransferase — encoded protein: MADAIKTGTVYLIGAGPGDPGLITVRGKELLNSCNIVVYDNLVPSEIVVSLPEHIEKKYVGKIEGKHSLPQKDINRLLTDFARDGKTVARLKGGDPFTFGRGGEEAKYLHDNGIKYEIVPGVTAGVAVPAYSGIPCTERSKASYVVFATGHKAKEKETTSVPWEHLAKAKNGTLVIYMGVREFENIAAALIENGLSPETPAAVIERGTLPSQKIVVSSLHELPAKAKRMNINPPAIFVIGDVVGFQNELDWFSHKPLSGIRIMVTRPADQAQAMYVSLREIGAEVMPYPTIATSEHVDLKGWTAFDDIKHSSGSIDNWLIFTSENGVRYFINQLVSRDADIRCLAGFKIAAVGYGTARALKTFNIKADFIPSKATVESLAKQMADSFNLKGSTIVRIRGNLADDTVEKTLIDTDANVIPIQTYNTYYPEWLEGFKEKLFNYPPDVIIFTSGSTVKGFCNILNKDEIDKLITDAVTVSIGPSTSKIIKSHDIHVAAEAKEHNIPGIINELLAYYKAKEGVK
- the hemC gene encoding hydroxymethylbilane synthase, which encodes MNTIKIGSRGSKLALAQTNYIINLFRKKHLDINVKLIIIKTTGDTDRISSLEKIGGTGVFTKKIEQALINKTIDIAVHSAKDLPSVDANGLMIGAVPERGPIEDVWIAKDNSSLADTKPGSVVGTSSPRRKAMLLHMRSDLIVRDIRGNIETRLSKLSLSGYDALIAARAGLYRLGFDDETTEILSPDIFIPAPGQGALAVQIRCDDKNIKEIVSLLNDEQAHRCLNIERLLLKKLNAGCSTAIGGIAYCDINEVWLKAVIFNKNGSKRLDASDKITAELSNELLVDKVMNSLIKQGAIALIDG
- a CDS encoding bifunctional precorrin-2 dehydrogenase/sirohydrochlorin ferrochelatase; the encoded protein is MANEFLPITISLKNRPCLVVGGGAVALRKINTLLDYECDITVIAPEPVEKIGYYASKKSLKLEKRKYDSPEASAYGLVISASDDKELNKQVSEDCKNAGVPVNVVDSPKLCDFIFPAVVRRDCITVAVATDGKAPFLAGHLRLILDDIFTQRWNKIAKLAALFRKKVHRQWKGQPGKKVESLNRFLNADWKSILKNKDDQQIEEELNRLLEG
- a CDS encoding glutamyl-tRNA reductase, whose translation is MTSSSWHLIVCGISHKTSTLKQREPLQIGRDEIVKAAISFGELKGVMEVIIVSTCNRVEFYAIAKKIAEPFELVKSFYQNYKNLDIADIEHCFYSKNNKHTVSHLFNVAAGIDSMVLGENQILGQLKDAYSSACTAKTTGKIIHKLFHQAFRVGKLVRSETEMGKGACSVSSTTVEFLKDRISRLGKPAILFVGVNQIINLAASKIIKFPHGKLMFANRTPEKAVKFAAKFNGSGYSLDRLSSLIESADLVITCTGSKEPVITRQMIDTYISSGKSNGLIIMDIAAPRDVEIGKNYHANIEVFDLEDIKQHVKEHQQKRELAIPQAQEIIERKLSEFAYWFDQVRHEPSYNGLGEACEEIRLKEISKVLGKLSPELKDEVNRTTKVLVKKILQVKFHNRELV